From Jeotgalibacillus haloalkalitolerans:
CTTTCACATACTCAACATACGTTACTTTATCATCTGTATCAATGACAAATACAGCACGCGCAAGCAGGCGCAGCTCTTCAATTGCCACACCGTAAGCCTGGCCGAAAGAAAGGTCGCGGTGATCAGACAGTGTGATCACCTGCTCAAGACCGCTGTCTCCGCACCAGCGTTTTTGTGCAAATGGAAGGTCCACTGAAATCGTCAGCACCTCTGTATTGTTAAGCTTTGAAGCTTCTTCATTAAATTTGCGTGTCTGCGCATCGCAAACACCCGTATCCAGTGATGGAACAACGCTGATAATTTTTACTTTCTCAGCAGAGTCTTTCAGGTGGAAAGGTG
This genomic window contains:
- the tpx gene encoding thiol peroxidase, which encodes MASITFKNNPVTLLGNEVKVGDQAPEFTVLANDLSPFHLKDSAEKVKIISVVPSLDTGVCDAQTRKFNEEASKLNNTEVLTISVDLPFAQKRWCGDSGLEQVITLSDHRDLSFGQAYGVAIEELRLLARAVFVIDTDDKVTYVEYVKEATDHPDYDAAIEAAKKAE